A region from the Candidatus Binatia bacterium genome encodes:
- the rplQ gene encoding 50S ribosomal protein L17, giving the protein MAYKRLSRTDGHRRALLRNLATSLFKHEKIETTSTKAKEISRVAERLITTAMAGDLAARRLLAEYITEPAVVKKLVEQIAPALKGRSGGYTRITKTRVRSGDAAELSVIELVS; this is encoded by the coding sequence ATCGCATACAAACGCCTTTCGCGGACCGACGGCCACCGTCGCGCGCTGCTGCGCAACCTCGCGACCTCGCTCTTCAAGCACGAGAAGATCGAGACGACCTCGACGAAGGCGAAGGAGATCAGCCGCGTCGCCGAGCGGCTCATCACGACGGCGATGGCCGGCGACCTCGCCGCGCGTCGCCTCCTCGCCGAGTACATCACGGAACCCGCAGTCGTCAAGAAACTCGTCGAGCAGATCGCGCCGGCTCTCAAGGGACGCTCCGGCGGTTACACGCGGATCACGAAGACCCGCGTCCGCTCGGGCGACGCAGCCGAACTCTCGGTAATCGAACTCGTCTCGTAA